From one Lotus japonicus ecotype B-129 chromosome 3, LjGifu_v1.2 genomic stretch:
- the LOC130749364 gene encoding zinc finger protein CONSTANS-LIKE 5-like, whose product MMNHHTEGCFDIDFCRSKLSGSFNYPSQSLSQSVSSSSLDVGVVPDGNAVSDMSYLNSSDSSGMVVSGGGGSQPATQLCGMDREARVLRYREKRKNRKFEKTIFHPVRTGYDLMSSYANKRRQGIFWRVRIRLRKVVYSIWKMADVWHRTLFLKWWLLAGCSYSIWVFLQIFRFGAPLLGLWGSSVCIDVIVLN is encoded by the exons ATGATGAATCATCACACAGAAGGTTGCTTCGACATCGATTTTTGCAGATCGAAGCTATCCGGCTCCTTCAATTATCCATCTCAGTCTCTCAGCCAAAGC GTTTCATCGTCTTCGCTTGATGTTGGAGTGGTGCCAGATGGGAACGCGGTTTCAGACATGTCGTATTTGAACAGCTCCGATTCGAGCGGGATGGTGGTTTCCGGCGGCGGCGGAAGCCAGCCGGCGACGCAGCTCTGCGGGATGGATCGGGAGGCAAGGGTTCTGAGATACagggagaagaggaagaaccgGAAATTTGAGAAAACCATCTTCCATCCCGTAAGAACG GGTTATGATCTCATGAGTAGTTATGCAAACAAACGGAGACAAGGGATTTTTTGGAGGGTTCGAATCAGACTACGGAAGGTGGTCTACTCCATTTGG AAGATGGCTGATGTTTGGCACCGGACATTGTTCCTTAAATGGTGGCTGCTGGCTGGGTGCTCATACTCGATTTGGGTTTTCCTGCAAATTTTCAG ATTTGGTGCGCCTTTGCTGGGATTATGGGGATCCAGTGTGTGCATTGATGTGATTGTTCTTAATTGA
- the LOC130749365 gene encoding uncharacterized protein LOC130749365 has product MISLKTLHPSFLPTNTTYSHLHTRNYTLCLCNSNESDSQPPEPKGDVQSQELLAQIAMLQTQKVRLTDYLDERSEYLTQFGEEAKAEFDKVGEDALKGLDEASDRITANIESQMLAFEESTELNKQEIQESESKITEFEGQMEKDRNEGLFFKNLGQQPPVDQAKAKEEVEKIKDVAREKDGGKTRKNIYLFFMGLLAYGIVGSIASSSGTDWRKVSLLGAVLVALFYQFINEQNKDKKKED; this is encoded by the exons ATGATTTCCCTAAagacccttcacccttcttTCCTTCCCACCAACACCACATATTCTCACCTCCACACAAGAAACTATACTCTGTGCCTCTGCAATTCCAATGAGTCTGATTCCCAGCCTCCCGAACCTAAAGGAGATGTTCAAAGCCAAGAGCTGCTAGCCCAAATTGCCATGCTCCAAACTCAGAAAGTTCGTCTCACTGATTATCTTGATGAGAGGTCTGAATACCTAACCCAATTTGGTGAAGAAGCTAAGGCTGAGTTTGACAAGGTTGGAGAAGATGCCCTCAAAGGGTTAGATGAAGCTAGTGACAGG ATTACGGCTAACATAGAGAGCCAGATGCTGGCATTTGAGGAATCTACTGAACTTAACAAACAAGAGATTCAGGAGAGCGAAAGCAAAATTACAGAGTTTGAAGGTCAAATGGAGAAGGATCGAAATGAAGGGTTATTCTTTAAGAACCTGGGGCAGCAACCACCTGTTGATCAAGCAAAAGCCAAGGAGGAGGTGGAAAAGATCAAAGATGTAGCCAGAGAAAAAGATGGGGGCAAAACCAGGAAAAATATTTACCTCTTCTTCATGGGCCTTCTGGCCTATGGAATAGTGGGTTCTATTGCCTCATCCTCAGGTACTGATTGGAGAAAAGTTTCACTTCTTGGAGCTGTTCTTGTGGCTTTATTTTATCAGTTCATCAATGAACAAAACAAGgacaagaagaaagaagattag